A window of Polaribacter litorisediminis contains these coding sequences:
- the leuB gene encoding 3-isopropylmalate dehydrogenase: MKLNIALLAGDGIGPEVIAQAVKVSDAIAKKFNHEINWRPALTGAAAIDAVGEPYPDETHEICISSDAVLFGAIGHPRFDNDPSAKVRPEQGLLKMRKKLGLFANVRPTFTFPSLLDKSPLKRERIEGTDLVFLRELTGGIYFGEKGRRDDGETAFDNCVYTRAEVIRLAKKGFELAMTRSKKLCCVDKANVLETSRLWRETVQAMEKDYPEVEVSYEFVDAVAMRLVQWPNSYDVLITENLFGDILTDEASVISGSMGLMPSASLGANIGLFEPIHGSYPQATGLNIANPMATVLSAAMMFENFGLLEEGKTIREAVNNALNKGVVTEDLSDGGKAYGTKEVGDWLAENI, translated from the coding sequence ATGAAATTAAATATCGCATTGTTAGCAGGAGACGGAATTGGTCCTGAAGTTATAGCGCAAGCCGTAAAAGTATCGGATGCTATTGCAAAAAAATTCAATCACGAAATTAATTGGAGACCTGCTTTGACAGGAGCTGCAGCCATTGACGCTGTTGGTGAACCTTATCCAGATGAAACTCACGAAATTTGTATCTCTTCGGATGCTGTTTTATTTGGTGCTATTGGTCACCCAAGGTTCGACAATGATCCATCAGCAAAAGTGCGTCCAGAACAAGGATTGTTAAAAATGCGTAAAAAATTAGGTTTGTTTGCGAATGTGAGACCAACATTTACATTTCCTTCTTTATTAGATAAATCACCTTTAAAAAGAGAGCGTATTGAAGGAACCGATTTGGTTTTTTTACGTGAATTAACAGGCGGTATTTATTTCGGCGAAAAAGGGAGGAGAGATGATGGAGAAACGGCTTTTGACAATTGCGTATATACCAGAGCAGAGGTAATCCGTTTGGCAAAAAAAGGATTTGAGCTCGCAATGACACGGTCTAAAAAATTGTGTTGTGTAGATAAAGCAAATGTGTTAGAAACTTCAAGATTATGGAGAGAAACTGTTCAAGCCATGGAAAAGGATTATCCTGAAGTAGAAGTTTCTTATGAATTTGTAGATGCTGTTGCCATGCGTTTGGTACAATGGCCAAATAGCTATGATGTATTAATTACAGAAAACTTATTCGGAGATATTTTAACAGATGAGGCGTCTGTAATTTCTGGTTCTATGGGCTTAATGCCAAGTGCTTCTTTGGGCGCTAATATTGGTTTATTTGAGCCAATTCATGGTTCGTATCCGCAAGCTACGGGTTTAAATATTGCAAACCCGATGGCAACTGTTTTATCCGCTGCCATGATGTTCGAAAACTTTGGATTATTGGAAGAAGGAAAAACGATTAGAGAGGCTGTAAATAATGCTTTAAATAAAGGCGTGGTTACCGAAGATTTATCTGACGGAGGAAAAGCATACGGAACAAAAGAAGTAGGAGATTGGTTGGCTGAAAATATTTAG
- a CDS encoding alpha/beta fold hydrolase: protein MTSQDWKALGKYVSVYNNDIFVIDTGKSKETIVILHGHPTLSYDYHAIIPELAKNYRVVIHDHLGFGFSDCPDEMQYSLIDQADIALRLWSFLGLKEVTILAHDYGSYVAKEILARKNNNLIPLKIKKIILCSSHEDLDSLEISNINSLLNEKQKDKQSFNLRKIGFRKVKSTLSNKFYDLNSSRSQYEEAKKIQITSNFIKDRYIYWHRWTEALRVTEIPVKIFWQKTDTAALKEIAIVLAVDKVNHNIEWLENTNAFSIKETPNKWLHLVFGIHNQKSRIAAFF, encoded by the coding sequence ATGACTTCACAAGATTGGAAAGCTCTCGGTAAATACGTTTCTGTTTACAATAATGACATTTTTGTTATTGATACAGGAAAATCAAAAGAAACCATTGTTATTCTGCATGGACACCCAACATTAAGTTACGATTATCACGCAATTATCCCTGAATTGGCTAAAAATTATCGAGTTGTAATTCACGACCACCTTGGTTTTGGTTTTTCAGACTGTCCGGATGAAATGCAATATTCTTTAATAGATCAAGCAGATATAGCGCTTCGTTTGTGGTCTTTTTTAGGCTTAAAAGAAGTTACTATTTTAGCTCATGACTACGGAAGTTATGTTGCGAAAGAAATTTTAGCTCGCAAAAACAACAACTTAATTCCTTTAAAAATTAAAAAAATAATCTTGTGCAGTAGCCATGAAGATTTAGACAGTCTAGAAATTTCTAATATCAATTCATTACTCAACGAGAAACAAAAAGATAAACAATCATTTAATCTTAGAAAAATAGGCTTTCGAAAAGTAAAAAGTACGTTGTCCAATAAATTTTACGACCTCAATAGCTCTCGTAGCCAATATGAGGAGGCAAAGAAGATACAAATAACAAGTAACTTTATAAAAGATCGATATATTTATTGGCATAGATGGACAGAAGCTTTGAGAGTAACTGAAATTCCTGTTAAAATATTTTGGCAAAAAACTGATACTGCTGCTCTTAAAGAAATTGCAATTGTATTAGCGGTTGATAAAGTAAATCACAACATAGAATGGCTTGAAAACACCAATGCTTTTTCAATAAAAGAGACTCCAAATAAATGGTTACATTTAGTTTTTGGCATCCACAATCAGAAATCAAGAATTGCTGCATTTTTCTAA
- a CDS encoding tetratricopeptide repeat protein — MKIRATALLLILILTSCTSQKNSETFMTATSGRYLFNANEVLEIYFKESIMLAKWRGNDALELLKVNDSSFYMKALNEKIVFVSQPKMHIELAPKTEHDGILYHFEKMEKGKKTPDEHFRAKEYNKALAGFINIQKEDSLNPYIKENRLNSLGYTFIRNKEYNAAIEVLKINTILYPESSNVYDSLGDAYLAQKDTLNAIKYYRKALDINPEKRNSKKAYKKLTSK, encoded by the coding sequence ATGAAGATTCGAGCAACAGCACTTTTACTAATTTTAATCCTAACTAGTTGTACCTCACAAAAAAATTCTGAAACGTTTATGACTGCAACCTCTGGTCGTTATTTATTTAATGCCAATGAAGTCTTAGAAATCTACTTTAAGGAAAGTATTATGCTTGCAAAATGGCGCGGAAATGATGCCTTAGAATTGTTAAAAGTAAATGACAGTTCTTTTTACATGAAAGCCTTAAACGAAAAAATTGTGTTTGTAAGTCAACCTAAAATGCATATTGAACTCGCTCCAAAAACAGAACATGATGGAATATTATATCATTTTGAAAAAATGGAAAAAGGTAAAAAAACCCCAGACGAACATTTTAGAGCAAAAGAATATAACAAGGCTTTGGCAGGGTTTATAAATATTCAGAAAGAAGATTCCTTAAATCCATATATCAAAGAAAATAGATTAAACAGTTTAGGGTACACCTTTATTAGAAATAAGGAGTATAATGCCGCCATTGAAGTTTTAAAAATAAACACTATTTTATATCCAGAAAGCTCTAATGTTTATGATAGTTTGGGTGATGCTTACCTTGCTCAAAAAGACACACTAAATGCTATAAAATATTACCGAAAAGCCCTAGATATAAATCCTGAAAAAAGGAATTCAAAAAAAGCCTATAAAAAATTAACCTCTAAATAA
- a CDS encoding alpha/beta fold hydrolase, which yields MDLNTWKAQGACINVLRKKVFIIDKGKHHTKNILLLHGFITSSYCYHKILDELSKYHRVILIDLIGFGFSEKPKEQYFTILQQADIVQEILKKLDIKTISLLGHDYGGSIINEILVRKNLEQIDFQIESIIFCNVNMRIDVLEFSPSQENHFMALSKALKKLMSSKGMFKKDIRALFFDQEKISEIELENFWLLMQENDGLDIVDYVDNYMEERKTFWNRWHRALRNSSMPIKLIWSKNDTVVLPMIAEFIALETPNSQLSMIDTCGHLPMLEKPKDLLDLILKT from the coding sequence ATGGACTTAAATACGTGGAAAGCCCAAGGCGCATGCATTAATGTACTTCGTAAAAAAGTTTTTATCATAGATAAAGGAAAACATCATACAAAAAACATTCTTTTACTTCATGGATTTATAACTTCTTCTTATTGTTATCACAAAATTTTAGATGAGCTTTCTAAATATCACAGAGTTATATTAATAGATTTAATTGGCTTTGGGTTTTCAGAAAAACCAAAGGAACAATACTTTACCATTTTACAACAAGCAGATATTGTTCAAGAAATTTTAAAAAAATTAGATATTAAAACAATTTCTTTACTGGGTCATGATTACGGCGGTAGTATTATAAACGAAATACTAGTTAGAAAAAATCTAGAGCAAATTGATTTTCAGATAGAATCAATTATTTTTTGTAACGTAAATATGAGAATAGATGTTTTAGAATTTTCACCTTCTCAAGAGAACCATTTTATGGCGCTGAGCAAAGCGCTAAAAAAATTGATGTCTTCTAAAGGAATGTTTAAAAAAGATATTAGAGCATTATTTTTTGATCAAGAAAAAATATCAGAAATAGAATTAGAGAACTTTTGGCTTTTAATGCAAGAAAATGATGGTTTAGATATTGTTGATTATGTGGATAATTATATGGAAGAAAGAAAAACATTTTGGAATCGATGGCACAGAGCTTTAAGAAACTCTTCCATGCCCATAAAATTAATTTGGTCTAAAAACGATACGGTTGTGCTGCCTATGATTGCAGAATTTATTGCCTTAGAAACACCAAATAGTCAATTATCAATGATTGATACTTGTGGACATTTACCAATGCTAGAAAAACCTAAAGATTTATTGGATTTAATTTTGAAAACATAA
- a CDS encoding 1-phosphofructokinase family hexose kinase produces MKVVTLTINPALDKSAKVAEMIPFDKLECFDITYHPGGGGVNISRVLHRLKVESHCLFPYGGKTGEHLIDLLEEQHIEVIATEISNLTRENFAVFNTKTKLQYRFGMPTSPFDEKELATVETLINQHVANNDIFVISGSLPKGLPIDYYSKIIKNLTAKDVKVIVDTSGPVFNEVLKNELFLIKPNQKELARLAGKQTMTAKEQETFALQLVTSKTAKYVVVSLGKDGAFIAHKNGIEYISAPVISVKSTIGAGDSMVAGLIYAITKNETPTNMLRWGVACGVAATLSEGSDLAHKENIDKILKQV; encoded by the coding sequence ATGAAAGTAGTAACACTCACCATAAATCCAGCCTTAGACAAAAGCGCAAAAGTTGCCGAAATGATTCCTTTTGATAAATTGGAATGTTTTGATATTACGTATCATCCAGGTGGCGGTGGTGTTAATATTTCTAGAGTTTTACATCGCTTAAAAGTAGAAAGTCATTGTTTGTTTCCCTATGGAGGTAAAACAGGCGAGCATTTAATAGATTTATTAGAAGAGCAACATATAGAAGTAATTGCTACCGAAATTTCTAATTTAACGAGAGAAAATTTTGCAGTTTTTAATACCAAAACCAAATTGCAATATCGATTCGGAATGCCTACAAGTCCTTTTGATGAAAAAGAATTGGCAACGGTAGAGACCTTAATTAATCAGCATGTTGCAAACAACGATATTTTTGTGATTAGTGGTAGTTTGCCCAAGGGATTACCGATAGATTATTACTCAAAAATTATTAAAAACTTAACTGCAAAAGATGTAAAAGTAATTGTAGATACATCCGGTCCTGTTTTTAATGAAGTATTAAAAAACGAATTGTTTTTAATAAAACCCAATCAGAAAGAATTGGCACGTTTAGCAGGTAAACAAACTATGACCGCAAAAGAGCAAGAGACATTTGCCTTGCAATTGGTTACCTCTAAAACTGCAAAATATGTGGTGGTTTCTTTAGGAAAAGACGGCGCTTTTATAGCACACAAAAACGGAATTGAATATATTTCTGCCCCTGTAATTTCTGTAAAAAGTACTATTGGAGCAGGAGATAGCATGGTAGCAGGTTTAATTTATGCCATCACTAAAAATGAAACACCAACAAACATGTTACGTTGGGGTGTAGCTTGCGGAGTTGCTGCTACTTTAAGTGAAGGATCAGATTTGGCGCATAAGGAAAATATTGATAAAATTTTAAAACAAGTATAA
- the leuC gene encoding 3-isopropylmalate dehydratase large subunit, whose product MAKTLFDKVWDSHVVRSIKDGPDVFFIDRHFIHEVTSPVAFLGLESRNNSVLYPERTFATADHNTPTMNQHLPVEDPLSANQLNALEKNAAKYGISHWGLGDENNGIVHVIGPENGITLPGSTIVCGDSHTSTHGAFGAIAFGIGTSEVEMVLSTQCIMQPKPKKMRINVVGKLGLGVTPKDVALYIIAKQTTSGATGYFVEYAGEVFEDMSMEGRMTVCNLSIEMGARGGMIAPDAKTYEYLKGRSQTPKGADWDKAMNYWQTLYTEEDAVFDEEFTYEASDIEPMITYGTNPGMGMGVTKSIPTAESLEGGIETYRKSLGYMAFSEGDSMIGKPIDFVFLGSCTNGRIEDFRAFCSIVEGRKKADTVTAWLVPGSHKVVDQIKAEGLDKIILDAGFVLREPGCSACLAMNDDKIPAGKLSVSTSNRNFEGRQGPGSRTLLASPLVAAASAVEGVVTDPRTLMAS is encoded by the coding sequence ATGGCAAAGACATTATTTGATAAAGTTTGGGATTCTCATGTAGTACGCAGTATAAAAGACGGGCCAGATGTTTTTTTTATAGATCGTCATTTTATTCATGAAGTTACTAGTCCGGTGGCTTTTTTAGGTTTAGAAAGTAGAAATAACTCGGTGCTTTATCCAGAAAGAACTTTTGCAACTGCAGATCATAATACACCAACTATGAATCAGCATTTGCCAGTAGAAGACCCTTTGTCAGCAAACCAATTAAATGCCTTAGAAAAAAATGCCGCGAAATACGGAATTTCTCACTGGGGTTTAGGAGATGAAAATAACGGAATAGTTCATGTTATTGGTCCGGAAAACGGAATAACCTTACCTGGATCAACCATTGTTTGTGGAGATTCTCACACATCAACCCACGGCGCTTTTGGTGCAATTGCTTTTGGTATTGGAACATCGGAAGTAGAAATGGTTTTATCAACACAATGTATTATGCAACCGAAACCTAAAAAAATGCGTATTAACGTAGTTGGTAAATTAGGTTTGGGCGTTACTCCAAAAGATGTTGCTTTGTATATTATAGCAAAACAAACAACCTCTGGCGCAACAGGTTATTTTGTGGAATACGCTGGCGAAGTTTTTGAAGATATGTCTATGGAAGGTAGAATGACCGTTTGTAATTTATCTATAGAAATGGGGGCAAGAGGAGGAATGATTGCTCCAGATGCAAAAACTTACGAATATTTAAAAGGACGTTCTCAAACACCGAAAGGAGCTGATTGGGACAAAGCCATGAATTATTGGCAAACTTTATACACAGAAGAAGATGCTGTTTTTGATGAAGAATTTACATACGAAGCATCCGATATTGAACCTATGATTACCTATGGAACCAATCCAGGAATGGGAATGGGTGTCACAAAATCGATACCCACAGCAGAAAGTTTAGAAGGAGGTATCGAAACCTATAGAAAATCTTTAGGATATATGGCCTTTAGTGAAGGCGACTCTATGATAGGAAAACCCATAGATTTTGTTTTTTTAGGTTCTTGTACCAACGGAAGAATTGAAGATTTTAGAGCTTTTTGTTCTATTGTTGAAGGAAGAAAAAAAGCAGATACTGTAACAGCTTGGTTGGTTCCTGGATCTCATAAAGTGGTCGATCAAATAAAAGCAGAGGGATTGGATAAAATAATTTTGGATGCAGGTTTTGTATTGAGAGAACCTGGTTGTTCTGCCTGTTTGGCAATGAATGATGATAAAATTCCTGCAGGAAAATTATCAGTTTCTACATCTAACAGAAATTTTGAAGGAAGACAAGGTCCTGGTTCTAGAACGTTATTAGCAAGTCCTTTAGTCGCTGCAGCTTCTGCGGTTGAAGGAGTTGTTACAGATCCTCGCACGCTAATGGCGAGTTAG
- a CDS encoding alpha/beta hydrolase produces MQISDWKENHITIKLLNEEFSYIDTLSQKPVILVIHGYGSSSYDFHKVLGDLKESYRVLMPDLIGFGFSSKPKNYYFSIVEQAQILIKLIDTLKIQEFSVICQGFGASVLCEILSLIQIKSVEIEIHKIWFLNLSLSIELSMDIEKQRAIENFITTTFLKISSTFGIYKKYTKDSFFNPDAITEEELKTGWELLNYNNGLKTLDFVKYWIIEINHCTTRWLKVLSETTSTIDIIWGLNDILKDYETPERIQFFLKTTQQMHLIDKCGYFIALEKPKEFMAFILNDELKK; encoded by the coding sequence ATGCAAATTTCAGACTGGAAAGAAAATCATATAACCATAAAATTATTAAATGAAGAATTTTCATATATCGATACTTTATCTCAAAAACCAGTAATCTTAGTGATTCATGGCTATGGTTCTAGTTCTTATGATTTTCATAAAGTTTTAGGAGACCTTAAAGAATCGTATAGAGTTTTAATGCCCGATTTAATTGGCTTTGGATTTTCATCCAAACCAAAAAACTATTATTTTTCTATTGTTGAACAAGCACAAATTTTAATAAAACTTATAGATACATTAAAGATTCAAGAGTTCTCAGTAATTTGTCAAGGATTTGGTGCCAGTGTTTTATGCGAAATACTTTCATTGATACAAATAAAATCTGTAGAAATTGAAATCCATAAAATTTGGTTTTTAAACCTAAGTTTATCCATCGAATTAAGCATGGATATCGAAAAACAAAGGGCCATTGAAAATTTTATTACCACTACATTCTTAAAAATCTCAAGTACTTTCGGGATATATAAAAAATACACAAAAGATTCATTCTTTAATCCGGATGCTATTACTGAAGAAGAATTAAAAACAGGATGGGAATTATTAAATTACAATAACGGATTAAAAACTTTAGATTTTGTTAAATATTGGATTATTGAAATTAATCATTGTACCACAAGATGGCTAAAAGTATTGTCTGAGACAACCTCTACGATCGATATAATTTGGGGTTTAAACGATATTTTAAAAGACTATGAAACACCCGAACGTATTCAATTTTTCTTAAAAACCACCCAACAAATGCATTTAATAGATAAGTGCGGTTACTTTATTGCCTTAGAAAAACCCAAAGAATTTATGGCTTTTATTTTAAATGATGAACTAAAAAAATAA
- a CDS encoding IS110 family transposase, giving the protein MGMTRGKSDKADAKKIAKYAYRMRDEITPTKLSCKEEQSLKHLLSLRQRLVKQRAGFKASLKEQKRVLVKKDNKTLLSTQQKMISYLTKQIQEVEHEMMDVLKSNQSMLNNYKLITSIKGIGSQTALFMIAYTANFTKFKNHRKFASYSGIAPFQNQSGTSIRGKTKVSNLANKKIKSLLDLCAKTSIQHNAEMRIYYEKRVAEGKNKMSTINIIRNKLVSRIFAVVNRKEPYIDTMKYAA; this is encoded by the coding sequence ATGGGAATGACAAGAGGTAAAAGCGATAAAGCAGATGCAAAAAAGATAGCAAAATATGCTTATCGAATGAGAGATGAGATTACACCTACAAAGCTTTCGTGTAAGGAAGAACAAAGCCTTAAGCACCTTCTTTCTCTCCGCCAGAGGTTAGTAAAGCAAAGAGCTGGTTTTAAAGCTTCGCTTAAAGAACAAAAGCGTGTGCTTGTTAAAAAAGATAATAAAACACTCCTATCCACTCAGCAGAAAATGATTAGCTACTTGACTAAACAAATTCAAGAAGTAGAACATGAAATGATGGATGTTTTAAAGAGTAACCAAAGCATGCTAAATAATTATAAGCTAATAACATCCATTAAAGGTATCGGATCTCAGACAGCTCTGTTTATGATAGCATACACAGCTAACTTTACTAAGTTCAAAAACCATCGAAAATTTGCATCTTATTCTGGTATTGCTCCATTTCAAAATCAATCTGGAACTAGTATAAGAGGTAAAACTAAAGTGAGTAATCTGGCAAATAAAAAAATAAAAAGTCTTCTTGATTTGTGTGCAAAAACAAGTATCCAACATAATGCTGAAATGAGAATTTACTATGAAAAAAGAGTAGCAGAAGGAAAGAATAAAATGAGTACAATAAATATAATAAGAAACAAATTAGTATCAAGAATATTCGCGGTTGTTAATAGAAAAGAGCCTTATATAGACACCATGAAATATGCTGCTTAA
- a CDS encoding alpha/beta fold hydrolase, which yields MVTGQDWKSYGKYVKIQNQNVFVLDTEDERFTKETIVIITGYPSNSYDYHKTLPILAEYYRVVIHDHLGFGFSKAPIPYCLSLIDQANVCLELWTKLKLKHFIILADGYGAKVAKEILYRKNANLILFNIKKLIISNSVSNQFYADLNTIAAFINNKESVKYKEVLLNYKNEILLKSIEGDKVPIHHKKSKVATLKLAELENQKEILVLSSYNDEDYLYWHRWMNAIQETSLPIFIFWRKDDIANIKNTLLHIASNRYDNIKVIENKKCFVLDKEPISWALMILKEIDKAIYDILKIKFNTIV from the coding sequence ATGGTTACCGGACAAGATTGGAAGAGTTATGGGAAATATGTCAAAATTCAAAATCAAAATGTATTTGTTTTAGATACAGAAGATGAACGTTTTACTAAAGAAACAATTGTTATTATTACTGGATATCCTTCTAATAGTTATGATTATCATAAAACATTGCCCATATTAGCAGAATATTATAGAGTTGTAATTCATGACCATTTAGGGTTTGGCTTCTCAAAGGCACCGATTCCCTATTGTTTGTCACTTATCGATCAAGCAAATGTTTGTTTAGAACTTTGGACTAAGCTAAAATTAAAACATTTTATTATTCTAGCAGATGGTTATGGTGCTAAAGTTGCCAAAGAAATATTGTATCGTAAAAATGCTAATCTTATATTATTTAATATTAAGAAATTAATCATTTCTAATAGTGTATCCAATCAGTTTTATGCCGATTTAAATACCATTGCCGCTTTTATAAATAACAAGGAATCTGTTAAATATAAAGAAGTTTTACTGAATTATAAAAATGAAATTTTACTTAAAAGTATTGAGGGAGACAAGGTACCTATACATCATAAAAAAAGTAAAGTAGCTACTCTAAAACTTGCGGAACTAGAGAATCAAAAGGAGATTTTAGTTTTAAGTAGTTATAATGATGAAGACTATTTATATTGGCATCGATGGATGAATGCAATTCAAGAAACATCCCTTCCGATTTTTATTTTTTGGCGTAAAGATGATATTGCGAATATCAAAAACACCCTACTCCATATTGCATCCAATAGATATGATAATATTAAAGTAATTGAAAATAAAAAATGTTTTGTTTTAGATAAAGAACCCATTAGTTGGGCATTGATGATATTAAAAGAAATTGACAAAGCAATTTATGATATTTTGAAGATAAAATTTAACACGATCGTATAA
- the leuD gene encoding 3-isopropylmalate dehydratase small subunit encodes MAYDKFTTLTSTAYPLPIENVDTDQIIPARFLKATERVDFDTNFFRDWRYNQDGTPKADFPLNKEMYAGSKILVGGRNFGSGSSREHAAWSVYDFGLRCVISSAFADIFKNNCLNVGVLPVQVSAKFADMLFDAIMADPKTEIEVDLPNQKVTLLTTGASESFDINTYKKDNMLNGFDDIDYLKNIEEEIVEFAKTRPF; translated from the coding sequence ATGGCTTACGATAAATTCACAACATTAACAAGCACGGCATATCCATTGCCCATAGAGAATGTAGATACAGATCAGATAATTCCTGCACGATTTTTAAAAGCAACGGAACGGGTAGATTTTGATACGAATTTTTTTCGTGATTGGCGATACAATCAAGACGGCACGCCAAAAGCAGATTTCCCGTTAAATAAAGAAATGTATGCCGGTTCTAAAATATTAGTTGGAGGCAGAAATTTTGGTTCAGGCTCTTCTAGAGAACACGCAGCTTGGTCTGTATATGACTTCGGATTGCGTTGCGTAATTTCATCTGCTTTTGCAGATATTTTTAAAAATAACTGCTTAAATGTAGGGGTTTTACCTGTGCAAGTATCAGCAAAGTTTGCAGACATGTTGTTTGATGCTATTATGGCGGATCCGAAAACGGAAATTGAAGTAGATTTACCGAATCAGAAAGTAACCTTACTAACTACTGGAGCATCTGAATCTTTCGATATCAATACCTATAAAAAAGACAATATGCTCAATGGTTTTGATGATATCGATTACCTGAAAAATATAGAAGAGGAAATTGTTGAATTTGCAAAAACAAGACCTTTTTAG
- a CDS encoding alpha-isopropylmalate synthase regulatory domain-containing protein, with the protein MTKRKIEIMDTTLRDGEQTSGVSFSVSEKLTIAKLLLEELKVDRLEIASARVSKGELQAVKKITSWASENNYLDSIEVLTFVDNGKSIDWMIDAGAKVQNLLTKGSLNHLTHQLKKTSEEHFIDIKATIELAAINDIKTNVYLEDWSNGMRNSKDYVFDYLDFLSTQKIERILLPDTLGILTPEETFLYIQEVRKRYPKMHLDFHGHNDYDLGVANVMAAVKAGANGLHLTINGMGERAGNVPMASVLAVIKDFLVDVKIATNEKALHKVSKLVETFSGFRIPVNKPVVGANVFTQTAGIHADGDNKHNLYFNDLMPERFGRKRKYALGKTSGKANIQKNLQDLGISLNDEELKKVTQRIIELGDKKEVVSQEDLPYIISDVLDSDTIEKRVIVENYVLGHAKGMKPSTTLQLKVEGVQYEAHAQGDGQFDAFMNALKKLYKIHSKKELPKLIDYAVRIPPGSHSDALCETIITWKREDNEFITRGLDSDQTVSAIKATEKMLNII; encoded by the coding sequence ATGACCAAGAGAAAGATTGAAATAATGGATACCACATTGCGTGATGGCGAACAAACATCAGGCGTGTCATTTTCGGTTTCAGAAAAGCTAACCATTGCAAAATTATTACTAGAAGAATTAAAAGTAGATCGTTTAGAAATTGCTTCAGCAAGAGTTTCTAAAGGCGAATTGCAAGCTGTTAAAAAAATTACATCTTGGGCTTCTGAAAATAATTATTTAGACAGTATAGAGGTTTTAACTTTTGTTGATAACGGAAAATCTATTGATTGGATGATTGATGCGGGCGCAAAAGTTCAGAATTTATTAACGAAAGGCTCTCTAAATCACTTAACACATCAACTTAAAAAAACATCCGAAGAACATTTTATAGATATCAAAGCTACCATAGAATTGGCGGCCATAAATGATATTAAAACCAATGTATATTTAGAAGATTGGTCTAACGGTATGCGAAACTCCAAGGACTATGTTTTTGATTATTTAGATTTTTTAAGCACTCAAAAAATAGAACGTATTTTATTACCAGATACTTTAGGAATTTTAACACCTGAAGAAACCTTTTTATACATTCAGGAGGTTCGTAAAAGATACCCAAAAATGCATCTAGATTTTCATGGTCATAATGATTACGATTTAGGAGTTGCCAATGTGATGGCAGCTGTAAAAGCAGGGGCTAATGGTTTGCATTTAACCATTAACGGAATGGGTGAACGCGCAGGAAATGTACCAATGGCTAGTGTTTTAGCTGTTATTAAAGACTTTTTGGTTGATGTAAAAATAGCAACAAACGAAAAAGCCTTACACAAAGTTAGTAAGTTAGTAGAAACATTTTCAGGGTTTCGAATTCCGGTAAATAAACCTGTTGTTGGTGCCAATGTTTTTACGCAAACCGCAGGAATTCATGCAGATGGAGATAACAAACACAACTTATATTTTAACGATTTAATGCCAGAACGTTTTGGTAGAAAACGTAAATATGCTCTAGGTAAAACCTCTGGAAAAGCAAATATTCAAAAGAATTTGCAAGATTTAGGCATCAGTTTAAATGATGAGGAATTAAAAAAAGTTACGCAGCGAATTATTGAGTTGGGTGATAAAAAAGAAGTGGTTTCTCAAGAGGATTTGCCCTATATTATTTCTGATGTGTTAGACAGTGATACCATTGAAAAACGCGTAATTGTAGAAAATTATGTATTAGGACATGCAAAAGGAATGAAACCATCAACCACCTTGCAATTAAAGGTAGAAGGTGTGCAGTATGAAGCACATGCCCAAGGGGACGGTCAGTTTGATGCCTTTATGAATGCTTTAAAAAAATTATATAAAATCCATAGTAAAAAAGAGTTGCCAAAATTAATCGATTATGCCGTGAGAATTCCTCCAGGAAGTCATTCTGATGCATTGTGTGAGACTATAATTACTTGGAAAAGAGAGGATAATGAATTTATTACGCGTGGTTTAGATTCAGATCAAACAGTTTCAGCGATTAAAGCTACGGAGAAAATGCTCAATATTATTTAA